From Streptomyces griseorubiginosus, one genomic window encodes:
- a CDS encoding sugar ABC transporter substrate-binding protein, with translation MNSYSGRRRPTAAILLALAVATTATACGSGSGGSTTKAADSGTYTVWDPYPQFAKGSAWTNLLDKCGTEAGVKIKRTGFDTSDLANKTLLAAQQGNSPDLLVVDNPVVSTLAEAGVLTPTDENKLDTSKVDPNLLAAGQSGGKTYGTPIGANTLALYYNKKVLEDAGVDIASVKDWPSLTAALQKVKKAGKKGITFSAIGTEEGSFQFLPWFWGAGAKLTELDSAQGQSALSLWNDWLKDGYAPNSVLNNTQTTSWQEFATGDYAFAENGTWQLANAKKAGFEYGVLPIPGASGGNASAPTGGEFVTLPVQKDTARYATSQKLATCLTSTQNLYDTDTTLSYVAPTTEVQDKQVAADAELKPWVAAVRTAKGRTSDDLGTKYPKISEQLWKAVQSALSGSKSPKDALTDAQSAAK, from the coding sequence ATGAACAGCTACTCCGGACGGCGCCGTCCGACCGCCGCGATCCTGCTCGCGCTGGCCGTCGCCACCACCGCCACGGCCTGCGGCTCCGGCTCGGGCGGCAGCACGACGAAGGCGGCCGACAGCGGCACGTACACCGTCTGGGACCCGTACCCGCAGTTCGCCAAGGGCTCGGCCTGGACGAACCTGCTGGACAAGTGCGGCACCGAGGCCGGCGTGAAGATCAAGCGGACCGGCTTCGACACCAGCGACCTCGCCAACAAGACCCTGCTCGCCGCCCAGCAGGGCAACTCCCCGGACCTCCTCGTCGTCGACAACCCGGTCGTCTCCACCCTGGCCGAGGCGGGCGTCCTCACCCCGACCGACGAGAACAAGCTGGACACCTCGAAGGTCGACCCCAACCTCCTCGCGGCCGGCCAGTCCGGCGGCAAGACGTACGGCACCCCCATCGGCGCCAACACCCTCGCCCTCTACTACAACAAGAAGGTCCTCGAGGACGCCGGCGTGGACATCGCCTCGGTCAAGGACTGGCCGTCGCTGACGGCGGCCCTGCAGAAGGTGAAGAAGGCCGGCAAGAAGGGCATCACCTTCTCCGCGATCGGCACCGAGGAGGGCAGCTTCCAGTTCCTGCCGTGGTTCTGGGGAGCGGGCGCGAAGCTGACCGAACTCGACTCCGCCCAGGGCCAGTCGGCGCTCTCCCTGTGGAACGACTGGCTGAAGGACGGCTACGCCCCGAACTCCGTCCTCAACAACACCCAGACCACCAGCTGGCAGGAGTTCGCCACCGGCGACTACGCGTTCGCGGAGAACGGCACCTGGCAGCTCGCCAACGCAAAGAAGGCCGGCTTCGAGTACGGCGTCCTCCCGATACCCGGCGCCTCCGGCGGCAACGCGTCCGCCCCGACCGGCGGAGAGTTCGTCACCCTCCCGGTCCAGAAGGACACCGCCCGCTACGCCACCTCCCAGAAGCTGGCGACCTGCCTGACCAGCACCCAGAACCTGTACGACACCGACACCACCCTGTCCTACGTGGCGCCCACCACCGAGGTCCAGGACAAGCAGGTGGCGGCCGACGCCGAGCTGAAGCCGTGGGTCGCCGCGGTCCGCACGGCCAAGGGCCGCACCAGTGACGACCTGGGCACCAAGTACCCCAAGATCTCCGAGCAGTTGTGGAAGGCCGTCCAGTCCGCCCTCAGCGGCTCCAAGTCCCCGAAGGACGCGCTGACCGACGCCCAGTCCGCCGCCAAGTGA
- a CDS encoding LacI family DNA-binding transcriptional regulator, with the protein MTPVAGQGASPGAPRAVDVARLAGVSQKTVSRVFNGERYVSADVRARVHAAAEELGYRLNSAARALASGRTRSIGVVTLGTALYGPASLLIGIERAARDAGYALRVVNTLEGDPAGVAGAVESLLAQGVDGIVVSEPIDEGSVTLSAGVPVLVLGAPASFGGPRAVTVGVGAESLARAATEHLLDLGHVTVHHLAGPQRWFAARDRLHGWRAALAARDREQPAVIEGDWSAASGYAAGRALAAEGEATAVFAANDDMAVGLIRALLEAGLRVPEDVSVVGFDDIPVSAYVTPPLTTVRQPFDAVAREGLRLLVRAIEEPDADLDPAGEPPVELVVRASTAPPPPSGR; encoded by the coding sequence ATGACGCCAGTGGCAGGACAGGGCGCGAGCCCCGGTGCGCCGCGCGCCGTGGACGTGGCCCGGCTGGCCGGTGTCTCCCAGAAGACGGTCTCCCGGGTCTTCAACGGCGAGCGCTACGTCTCCGCGGACGTGCGGGCCCGGGTGCACGCGGCCGCGGAGGAGCTCGGCTACCGGCTGAACAGCGCGGCCCGCGCCCTGGCCTCGGGGCGCACCCGCTCGATCGGCGTGGTCACCCTCGGAACCGCGCTGTACGGCCCCGCCTCCCTGCTCATCGGCATCGAGCGGGCGGCCCGCGACGCGGGATACGCGCTCCGGGTCGTCAACACGCTGGAGGGCGATCCGGCAGGCGTCGCCGGGGCCGTGGAGTCACTGCTCGCCCAGGGCGTGGACGGCATCGTGGTGTCCGAACCGATCGACGAGGGCTCGGTGACGCTCAGCGCCGGCGTGCCGGTCCTGGTGCTCGGGGCGCCCGCCTCCTTCGGCGGCCCGCGGGCCGTGACCGTGGGCGTCGGAGCCGAGTCGCTGGCCCGGGCGGCCACCGAACACCTGCTGGACCTCGGACATGTGACGGTCCATCACCTGGCCGGTCCGCAGCGGTGGTTCGCCGCCCGGGACCGCCTCCACGGCTGGCGGGCGGCGCTCGCCGCCCGCGACCGGGAGCAGCCGGCCGTCATCGAGGGCGACTGGTCGGCCGCCTCCGGTTACGCGGCGGGCCGGGCACTCGCCGCCGAGGGCGAGGCCACCGCGGTGTTCGCCGCCAACGACGACATGGCCGTCGGCCTGATCCGCGCCCTGCTGGAAGCGGGCCTGCGGGTGCCGGAGGACGTGAGCGTCGTCGGCTTCGACGACATCCCCGTCTCCGCCTACGTCACCCCGCCGCTGACCACCGTGCGCCAGCCCTTCGACGCCGTGGCCCGCGAAGGGCTCCGCCTCCTGGTGCGGGCCATCGAGGAACCGGACGCCGACCTGGACCCGGCGGGCGAACCACCGGTCGAACTCGTCGTCCGCGCCTCGACGGCACCCCCGCCGCCGTCCGGCCGGTAG
- a CDS encoding sarcosine oxidase subunit gamma, which yields MADTAPTAAPLRSPLGPARDRLAAVTRSSRGAVRLAELPFLTQLDVRLDPKGAAADAVGLALGLPLPVEPDTVVRAGELTALWLGPDEWLVVGPPGRRDVESRIREAGGDEPVSVVDVSAQRTTLLVSGPRARDLLAHGCSLDLHPRGFRAGRCAQTTLGRTQVVLVARDEPSAGFWVLVRSSFAGYLADWLVDAAVEWTGPDLLTEPQPK from the coding sequence ATGGCTGACACCGCCCCGACCGCCGCCCCGCTCCGCAGCCCGCTGGGCCCGGCCCGGGACCGCCTGGCCGCCGTGACCCGCTCCTCCCGGGGCGCGGTCCGGCTGGCGGAGCTGCCCTTCCTGACCCAGCTCGACGTGCGCCTGGACCCCAAGGGCGCGGCGGCCGACGCCGTCGGTCTGGCGCTGGGGCTCCCCCTGCCCGTGGAGCCCGACACCGTCGTACGCGCCGGGGAGCTCACCGCACTGTGGCTCGGCCCCGACGAGTGGCTCGTGGTGGGGCCGCCCGGGCGGCGGGACGTGGAGAGCCGTATCCGCGAGGCCGGCGGTGACGAGCCGGTGTCCGTCGTGGACGTGTCCGCGCAGCGCACCACGCTGCTGGTGTCGGGACCCCGGGCCCGCGATCTGCTGGCCCACGGCTGTTCCCTGGACCTGCACCCGCGTGGCTTCAGGGCCGGACGCTGCGCCCAGACCACCCTGGGGCGCACCCAGGTGGTGCTGGTCGCGCGCGACGAGCCCAGCGCCGGGTTCTGGGTGCTGGTGCGTTCGTCCTTCGCCGGCTACCTCGCCGACTGGCTGGTGGACGCGGCCGTGGAGTGGACGGGCCCGGACCTCTTGACGGAGCCTCAGCCCAAGTAG
- a CDS encoding metallophosphoesterase family protein, translated as MTAQSGPGAADGSEKTSEGVSRRHALGLFGTAGAGAAVTPLLGAGPAQAAPALHLTADASGAPPVQGLHLTFGADPRTRMNVSWITDRPVTGPLVRYGTLEHGFGSKAAARTVTYVDGTSGRTVYVHHAALERLSPGTEYLYLATHEGATPDSGTFRTAPRGRQPFTFTSFGDQSAPQVTWAANGTPALDANSTPATKDIVTGVEQVAPLFHLLNGDLCYANLDVDRVRTWNNFFTNNTRSARFRPWMPAAGNHEIEKANGPLGLGAYQAYFALPSTETDPELAGLWYAFTVGSVRVIVLQNDDNCLQDGGDLYISGYSGGRQLAFLERELKAARASRDVDWVVVAMHQVMISSSDANGADLGLRQKYGPLFDRYGVDLVLCGHEHNYERSLAVRGVVTGSETLTPSPVSGATDSIDTGLGTVHMILGGGGVSGTTNQNFFKDGTAKVITSVSATPGANGKRTATYTKEQAVWTGVRDTEHPYGFAAFTVDPGRHAGDTTRMHVTYYNVNKPGGELSVFETFTLHRRRSDGHSG; from the coding sequence ATGACCGCACAGTCGGGTCCGGGGGCAGCGGACGGGTCGGAGAAGACGTCCGAGGGGGTCAGCAGGCGCCACGCGCTCGGCCTGTTCGGTACGGCGGGAGCGGGCGCCGCCGTCACCCCGCTGCTCGGAGCCGGTCCGGCCCAGGCCGCCCCGGCACTGCACCTCACCGCGGACGCCTCCGGCGCGCCCCCGGTCCAGGGACTGCACCTGACCTTCGGCGCCGACCCCCGCACCCGGATGAACGTCTCCTGGATCACCGACCGGCCGGTGACCGGACCCCTCGTGCGCTACGGCACCCTGGAGCACGGCTTCGGCTCCAAGGCCGCGGCCAGGACCGTCACCTACGTCGACGGCACCTCCGGCCGTACCGTGTACGTCCACCACGCCGCCCTGGAGCGGCTCAGCCCCGGCACCGAGTACCTCTACCTCGCCACCCACGAGGGCGCCACGCCCGACAGCGGGACCTTCCGCACGGCTCCCCGCGGCCGGCAGCCGTTCACCTTCACCAGCTTCGGCGACCAGTCCGCCCCACAGGTGACCTGGGCGGCCAACGGCACCCCGGCGCTGGACGCCAACTCCACCCCCGCGACCAAGGACATCGTCACCGGCGTCGAGCAGGTCGCCCCGCTCTTCCACCTCCTCAACGGCGACCTGTGCTACGCCAACCTCGACGTCGACCGGGTCCGCACCTGGAACAACTTCTTCACCAACAACACCCGCTCCGCCCGCTTCCGCCCCTGGATGCCGGCGGCCGGCAACCACGAGATCGAGAAGGCCAACGGCCCGCTCGGACTCGGCGCCTACCAGGCCTACTTCGCCCTCCCGTCCACCGAGACCGACCCCGAACTCGCCGGGCTGTGGTACGCGTTCACCGTCGGCTCGGTCCGCGTGATCGTCCTCCAGAACGACGACAACTGCCTCCAGGACGGCGGCGACCTCTACATCAGCGGCTACTCGGGAGGACGCCAACTCGCCTTCCTGGAGCGGGAGCTGAAGGCGGCGCGGGCCTCGCGGGACGTCGACTGGGTGGTCGTCGCCATGCACCAGGTCATGATCAGCTCCTCGGACGCCAACGGCGCCGACCTCGGACTGCGGCAGAAGTACGGCCCGCTCTTCGACCGGTACGGCGTGGACCTGGTGCTGTGCGGCCACGAGCACAACTACGAGCGCTCCCTCGCCGTCCGCGGAGTCGTCACCGGCAGCGAGACCCTCACCCCCAGCCCGGTCTCCGGGGCCACCGACTCCATCGACACCGGCCTCGGCACCGTGCACATGATCCTCGGCGGCGGAGGAGTCTCGGGCACCACCAACCAGAACTTCTTCAAGGACGGCACCGCCAAGGTGATCACCTCCGTCTCGGCGACCCCCGGGGCCAACGGCAAGCGCACCGCCACCTACACCAAGGAGCAGGCGGTCTGGACCGGGGTCCGGGACACCGAGCACCCCTACGGCTTCGCCGCCTTCACCGTCGACCCCGGCCGGCACGCCGGGGACACCACCCGCATGCACGTGACGTACTACAACGTCAACAAGCCGGGCGGCGAGCTCTCGGTCTTCGAGACGTTCACCCTGCACCGCCGCCGCTCCGACGGCCACTCCGGGTGA
- a CDS encoding IclR family transcriptional regulator: MSSNGTESAGASGGGVQSVDRAVTVLEILAQRGEAGVSEVADAIDVHKSTAFRLLGALEAHGMVEQEGERGKYRLGFGIVRLAGAVTGRIDVTKHGRGICERLADTLGETMNIAVLESHHVINLDQVRGQSAITAQNWVGRLTPMHCTSSGKVLLAHLDPERLDELVAEAGLDRMTARTLTSRKSLDAELARVREQGYAMTLEEYEEGLNAMAAPVRSSGGEVVAALTASGPAFRLTEERMHELAPLLVEGADELSRRLGYLG; encoded by the coding sequence ATGAGCAGCAACGGCACCGAGTCCGCGGGGGCGTCCGGCGGCGGTGTGCAGTCCGTGGACCGGGCTGTCACCGTGCTGGAGATCCTGGCCCAGCGCGGCGAGGCAGGCGTCAGTGAAGTGGCCGACGCCATCGACGTCCACAAGTCCACCGCGTTCCGCCTGCTCGGCGCGCTGGAGGCGCACGGGATGGTCGAGCAGGAGGGTGAGCGCGGGAAGTACCGCCTCGGCTTCGGCATCGTGCGGCTGGCCGGCGCGGTCACCGGACGCATCGACGTCACCAAGCACGGGCGCGGGATCTGCGAGCGCCTCGCCGACACCCTGGGCGAGACGATGAACATCGCGGTGCTGGAGTCCCACCATGTGATCAACCTCGACCAGGTGCGCGGCCAGTCCGCGATCACCGCGCAGAACTGGGTCGGCCGGCTCACCCCGATGCACTGCACGTCGAGCGGCAAGGTCCTGCTCGCCCACCTCGACCCCGAGCGCCTGGACGAACTCGTCGCCGAGGCCGGCCTCGACCGCATGACGGCCCGCACCCTGACGTCCCGCAAGAGCCTGGACGCCGAGCTGGCCCGGGTCCGTGAGCAGGGCTACGCCATGACGCTGGAGGAGTACGAGGAGGGCCTCAACGCCATGGCCGCGCCCGTGCGTTCCTCGGGCGGCGAGGTCGTCGCCGCCCTCACCGCCTCGGGGCCCGCCTTCCGCCTCACCGAGGAGCGGATGCACGAGCTGGCCCCCCTCCTGGTCGAGGGAGCCGACGAACTCAGCCGCCGGCTGGGCTACTTGGGCTGA
- a CDS encoding LacI family DNA-binding transcriptional regulator — protein sequence MNIGEIARRAGVSRSTVSYALSGKRPVSEDTRRRIQQVVDELGYQPSASARALANGRTSTIGLVFPPAGNHYTGMQLDFIGSVVEAAAAHDYDVLLSPSGMDSDRSFQRLLGERRVDGAILMEIRLEDDRADHLAALGFPSVAIGRTANAEDGWYVGLDHTALAAACVHHLADLGHRRIAFVNRPEQLLRTGYESAHRGLDGFTKAAAERGLTVRTYCCADDAAAGQACVERILHDDPATTALVTLNEAALGGLYRGLAQAGRHVPRDFSVTGVVANRWAETVTPQLTAADVPAAEMGRLAVDLLMERLGHPEAPPRHHLLIPPISLRASTGPAEA from the coding sequence GTGAACATCGGTGAGATCGCCCGGCGGGCCGGTGTCTCGCGCAGCACCGTGTCCTACGCGCTGAGCGGCAAGCGGCCGGTGTCCGAGGACACGCGCCGCAGGATCCAGCAGGTCGTCGACGAACTGGGTTACCAGCCCAGCGCCAGCGCCCGCGCCCTGGCCAACGGGCGGACCAGTACCATCGGCCTGGTCTTCCCGCCGGCCGGCAACCACTACACCGGGATGCAGCTGGACTTCATCGGCAGTGTGGTGGAGGCCGCCGCGGCCCACGACTACGACGTACTGCTGTCACCCAGCGGCATGGACAGCGACCGTTCCTTCCAGCGGCTGCTGGGGGAGCGGCGGGTGGACGGCGCGATCCTGATGGAGATCAGGCTGGAGGACGACCGGGCCGACCACCTGGCCGCGCTCGGCTTCCCCTCCGTCGCCATCGGCCGCACCGCCAACGCGGAGGACGGCTGGTACGTCGGCCTCGACCACACGGCGCTGGCGGCGGCGTGCGTCCACCACCTCGCGGACCTGGGCCACCGCCGGATCGCGTTCGTCAACCGGCCCGAGCAACTCCTGCGCACCGGCTACGAGTCGGCGCACCGCGGCCTGGACGGCTTCACGAAGGCCGCGGCCGAACGCGGGCTGACGGTCCGGACCTACTGCTGCGCGGACGACGCGGCCGCGGGCCAGGCCTGCGTGGAGAGGATCCTGCACGACGACCCGGCCACCACGGCCCTGGTCACGCTCAACGAGGCCGCGCTGGGCGGTCTCTACCGGGGGCTCGCCCAGGCGGGCCGCCACGTACCGCGCGACTTCTCCGTCACCGGCGTCGTCGCCAACCGCTGGGCGGAGACGGTGACCCCGCAGCTGACCGCGGCCGACGTCCCGGCCGCCGAGATGGGCCGGCTCGCCGTCGACCTGCTGATGGAGCGGCTCGGCCACCCCGAAGCCCCGCCCCGCCACCACCTCCTCATCCCTCCGATCTCGCTGCGCGCCAGCACCGGGCCCGCGGAGGCCTGA
- a CDS encoding LamG-like jellyroll fold domain-containing protein — translation MPSADRSTRRRAPAGLALALGAGLLAAPAVPAHAAEPPGPVARYTFDQDDLTTGKITDSSGNGLTASLVNGGTAQSVTGADGGKALALPGGAPSSTGAYVRLPREVLAGASDLTVSARVKWGNDQSAWQRIFDLGTNTTKYLFTTPSNGSVLRTAATTSGGGGEAQVSGYAPLPANQWRTVTVTLDTSAGRVTTYLDGVPVSSAKTGVKATDLLDGSATAAGYIGKSFYEDPLFNGSIDDFTVWHAALTPEQVAGTVGSVPTLQDLTQTSFDLRTTTGTAPSLPSAVRASFSDGYDRDAPIAWDAVPSEKYAQPGTFTVAGTAAGRAVRATVTVVREGALTVDLGSDTGAFHGGASGTLYGVYGPDVPTNNLIEGMGLRTVSTKAQDGPQHPGADALDVVRPLADSTDGDVYIYMTDIHRGFPYEWPGDTPAEKLKLYEQKIAKQVDQVLQLPKQYQDNIVFVPFNEPEGNMFGTGQWSYNKVSWLNDPDDYFAAWDSAYKLIKGKMPDARIAGPNTSVLYDQVKGFLTHALAAGTLPDVITWHELSHPEAVRASVAKYRAWEKELFKGTDREGTQLPVNINEYAFNYHTSVPGQMIQWVSAIEESKVDADIAYWNIDGNLSDSAVQSNRGNGQWWLLNSYASMSGHTVSVTPPFPGQNYTMQGVATLDEKKKQARLLFGGSTGKGHITFAGVPKKLFGKNVHAWVREIEWSGQIGDNSGPKLLTERNLKVADDGTVTVDFGDGTLPTLKESSAYEIVLSPAGEAKGTQTAPVRWQGSYEAEDAAHTGSGYSRNGPEGSTSDVSKFYTSGGYDVGGLRTGSDVTLDFPVDVPEDGTYDLSVFANSLNTFDKVKDQGPTNVFLRVDGQATGEQELYLPLGYKWVVWDHTDTKVKLTKGKHTLTLAAKSLDGKRVTKGDAIVDRLTLSLPDASADTRVYEGELAWLGGGGLPVYDLPKRAATGSGAARLAKGQTATFWVYSPADREATLRVDTLGGADGRVSVNGHEVLRLAKDRRAVAVSLSGGVNKVTVTGGSAPTLVDRLTVTPTEGALPVRTYEAQDARLAGTASLAPLSLATDGTAITGIGGDPGNGNTATFDVTADRAGLYALRVRYSNPEQSEATHYNPDPLARHADISVNGGAIQRVGFPHTFHQNDFWELTVPVTLKKGRNTISFRSEELPDFDGTTYASDTFPGVLLRSRYAPLIDRIAVAPYARER, via the coding sequence ATGCCATCCGCTGACAGATCCACGCGCCGCCGTGCCCCGGCCGGCCTGGCACTGGCCCTCGGCGCGGGCCTGCTGGCCGCACCCGCCGTCCCCGCGCATGCCGCCGAGCCGCCCGGGCCCGTCGCCCGCTACACCTTTGACCAGGACGACCTCACCACCGGGAAGATCACCGACAGTTCGGGCAACGGTCTGACGGCGAGCCTGGTGAACGGCGGCACCGCCCAGTCCGTCACGGGCGCCGACGGCGGCAAGGCCCTCGCCCTCCCCGGCGGAGCCCCCTCCTCCACCGGCGCGTACGTCCGGCTGCCCCGGGAGGTGCTGGCCGGTGCGAGCGACCTGACCGTCTCCGCCCGCGTGAAGTGGGGGAACGACCAGTCGGCCTGGCAGCGCATCTTCGACCTGGGCACCAACACCACCAAGTACCTGTTCACGACCCCCTCCAACGGCAGCGTCCTGCGCACCGCCGCGACCACCTCAGGAGGGGGCGGGGAGGCGCAGGTCAGCGGGTACGCGCCGCTGCCCGCGAACCAGTGGCGGACGGTGACCGTCACCCTCGACACCTCGGCCGGCCGGGTCACCACCTACCTCGACGGCGTCCCGGTCTCCTCGGCCAAGACCGGCGTCAAGGCCACGGACCTGCTGGACGGCTCGGCCACGGCCGCCGGTTACATCGGCAAGTCGTTCTACGAGGACCCGCTGTTCAACGGTTCGATCGACGACTTCACGGTGTGGCACGCGGCGCTCACCCCCGAGCAGGTGGCCGGGACGGTCGGCAGCGTTCCCACCCTCCAGGACCTCACGCAGACGTCCTTCGACCTCCGTACGACGACCGGGACCGCCCCGTCGCTCCCCTCCGCCGTCCGCGCCTCCTTCTCCGACGGCTACGACCGTGACGCGCCGATCGCCTGGGACGCCGTGCCGTCCGAGAAGTACGCCCAGCCGGGCACCTTCACCGTGGCGGGCACCGCGGCCGGACGCGCCGTGCGGGCGACCGTCACCGTGGTCCGCGAGGGAGCGCTCACCGTCGACCTCGGCTCCGACACCGGCGCGTTCCACGGCGGCGCCTCCGGCACCCTCTACGGCGTGTACGGACCGGACGTGCCCACCAACAACCTCATCGAGGGCATGGGCCTGCGCACGGTCTCCACCAAGGCCCAGGACGGCCCGCAGCACCCCGGCGCGGACGCGCTGGACGTGGTGAGGCCACTGGCCGACTCCACCGACGGCGATGTCTACATCTACATGACCGACATCCACCGCGGCTTCCCCTACGAGTGGCCCGGCGACACCCCGGCGGAGAAGCTCAAGCTGTACGAGCAGAAGATCGCCAAGCAGGTCGACCAGGTGCTCCAGCTGCCGAAGCAGTACCAGGACAACATCGTCTTCGTGCCGTTCAACGAGCCCGAGGGCAACATGTTCGGTACCGGGCAGTGGAGTTACAACAAGGTCAGCTGGCTGAACGACCCGGACGACTACTTCGCCGCCTGGGACTCCGCGTACAAGCTCATCAAGGGCAAGATGCCCGACGCCCGGATCGCGGGGCCCAACACCAGTGTCCTGTACGACCAGGTGAAGGGGTTCCTCACCCACGCCCTGGCCGCCGGCACCCTCCCGGACGTCATCACCTGGCACGAGCTGAGCCACCCGGAGGCGGTGCGCGCGAGCGTCGCCAAGTACCGGGCGTGGGAGAAGGAGCTGTTCAAGGGCACCGACCGTGAGGGCACCCAACTCCCCGTCAACATCAACGAGTACGCCTTCAACTACCACACCTCCGTCCCCGGCCAGATGATCCAGTGGGTCTCCGCGATCGAGGAGTCCAAGGTGGACGCCGACATCGCGTACTGGAACATCGACGGCAACCTCTCCGACTCGGCGGTGCAGTCCAACCGGGGCAACGGGCAGTGGTGGCTGCTCAATTCCTACGCCTCGATGAGCGGCCACACCGTCTCGGTGACCCCGCCGTTCCCCGGCCAGAACTACACCATGCAGGGCGTGGCCACCCTCGACGAGAAGAAGAAGCAGGCCCGGCTGCTCTTCGGCGGCTCCACCGGCAAGGGCCACATCACCTTCGCGGGCGTCCCGAAGAAGCTCTTCGGCAAGAACGTGCACGCCTGGGTCCGCGAGATCGAGTGGAGCGGGCAGATCGGCGACAACTCCGGTCCCAAGCTGCTCACCGAGCGGAACCTGAAGGTCGCGGACGACGGCACGGTCACGGTCGACTTCGGTGACGGCACCCTGCCGACGCTCAAGGAGTCCTCGGCGTACGAGATCGTCCTCAGCCCGGCCGGCGAGGCCAAGGGCACGCAGACCGCGCCGGTGCGCTGGCAGGGCTCCTACGAGGCGGAGGACGCGGCGCACACCGGGTCCGGCTACTCCAGGAACGGCCCCGAGGGCTCGACTTCGGACGTGTCGAAGTTCTACACCTCCGGCGGGTACGACGTGGGCGGGCTGCGCACCGGCTCGGACGTCACGCTCGACTTCCCGGTGGACGTGCCGGAGGACGGGACCTACGACCTGAGCGTCTTCGCCAATTCCCTCAACACCTTCGACAAGGTGAAGGACCAGGGCCCCACCAACGTCTTCCTGCGCGTCGACGGCCAGGCCACCGGCGAGCAGGAGCTGTATCTGCCGCTCGGCTACAAGTGGGTGGTGTGGGACCACACCGACACCAAGGTGAAGCTCACCAAGGGCAAGCACACCCTGACGCTCGCCGCGAAGAGCCTCGACGGCAAGCGGGTCACGAAGGGCGACGCCATCGTGGACCGGCTCACGCTGTCCCTGCCGGACGCGTCCGCCGACACCCGGGTGTACGAGGGTGAGTTGGCCTGGCTGGGCGGTGGCGGCCTGCCGGTGTACGACCTGCCGAAGCGGGCGGCCACCGGTTCGGGCGCGGCCCGGCTCGCGAAGGGCCAGACGGCCACGTTCTGGGTCTACTCCCCCGCCGACCGCGAGGCCACGCTCAGGGTCGACACCCTCGGCGGCGCGGACGGCCGGGTCTCGGTGAACGGGCACGAGGTGCTGCGGCTGGCCAAGGACCGGCGGGCCGTGGCGGTGTCCCTCTCCGGTGGCGTCAACAAGGTGACGGTGACCGGCGGTTCGGCCCCGACCCTCGTCGACCGGCTGACGGTCACGCCCACCGAGGGCGCGCTGCCGGTGCGCACCTACGAGGCGCAGGACGCCAGGCTCGCCGGTACGGCTTCCCTCGCGCCGCTGTCCCTGGCGACCGACGGTACGGCGATCACCGGCATCGGCGGCGACCCGGGCAACGGCAACACCGCGACCTTCGACGTCACCGCGGACAGGGCCGGCCTGTACGCGCTGCGCGTCCGCTACTCCAACCCCGAGCAGTCGGAGGCCACCCACTACAACCCGGACCCGCTGGCCCGGCACGCGGACATCTCCGTCAACGGCGGCGCGATACAGCGGGTCGGCTTCCCGCACACCTTCCACCAGAACGACTTCTGGGAGCTGACCGTGCCGGTCACCCTCAAGAAGGGACGGAACACGATCTCCTTCCGCTCCGAGGAACTGCCCGACTTCGACGGCACCACCTACGCGTCGGACACCTTCCCCGGGGTGCTGCTCCGCTCCCGGTACGCACCGCTGATCGACCGGATCGCGGTGGCGCCGTACGCACGGGAGAGGTGA
- the purU gene encoding formyltetrahydrofolate deformylase has translation MSLRPQPDREFVLTLSCPDRSGLVHAVTGFLVRHSGNIQESQQFDDRLQDRFFMRVHFDVSDPDTSLEKLRSGFAPVAEAYRITWQLHTASTPTRTLIMVSKFGHCLNDLLFRRRTGALNIEVPAIVSNHRDFAPLAESYGIPFHHVPVTPETKPEAEARLLELVEQLDIDLVVLARYMQILSNDLCKQLEGRAINIHHSFLPSFKGARPYVQAHERGVKLVGATAHYVTPDLDEGPIIEQDVIRVSHAQSPETLVTLGRDVEAQVLARAVEWHSQSRVMINGRRTVVFR, from the coding sequence GTGTCTCTTCGACCTCAACCCGACCGCGAGTTCGTCCTCACCCTCTCCTGCCCCGACCGCTCCGGACTCGTCCACGCCGTCACCGGCTTCCTCGTCCGCCACTCCGGGAACATCCAGGAGAGCCAGCAGTTCGACGACCGGCTCCAGGACCGCTTCTTCATGCGCGTCCACTTCGACGTCTCGGACCCGGACACCTCCCTGGAGAAGCTGCGCTCCGGCTTCGCCCCGGTCGCCGAGGCGTACCGGATCACCTGGCAGCTGCACACCGCCTCGACCCCGACACGCACCCTGATCATGGTGTCGAAGTTCGGCCACTGCCTGAACGACCTGCTCTTCCGGCGGCGCACCGGCGCGCTGAACATCGAGGTACCGGCGATCGTCTCCAACCACCGGGATTTCGCACCGCTCGCCGAGAGCTACGGCATCCCCTTCCACCATGTGCCGGTGACCCCGGAGACCAAGCCGGAGGCGGAGGCGCGGCTGCTGGAGCTCGTCGAGCAGCTGGACATCGACCTGGTGGTCCTCGCCCGCTACATGCAGATCCTCTCCAACGACCTGTGCAAGCAGCTGGAGGGCCGGGCGATCAACATCCACCACTCGTTCCTGCCGAGCTTCAAGGGCGCCCGCCCCTACGTCCAGGCCCATGAGCGGGGCGTCAAGCTGGTCGGGGCCACGGCTCACTACGTCACCCCCGACCTCGACGAGGGGCCGATCATCGAGCAGGACGTGATCCGGGTGAGCCACGCGCAGAGCCCGGAGACCCTGGTGACCCTGGGCCGGGACGTCGAAGCGCAGGTCCTCGCCCGGGCCGTCGAGTGGCACAGCCAGAGCCGGGTGATGATCAACGGCCGCCGCACGGTGGTCTTCCGCTGA